The sequence below is a genomic window from Sebastes fasciatus isolate fSebFas1 chromosome 11, fSebFas1.pri, whole genome shotgun sequence.
TTGCCATTTTGATGTCCACTTTGGTGCAGAGCGTGtgatacagagaaaaaaaaaaagctaactCAAACCAGAACATCAGGGTTACAGCATCGAGTCCACTTACCTGGTGTAAGGAGCGGGCGTCTGTCTCTGGCAGCCTCCCCGGACTGCTGTTGTCCCTGTCTGGTTACCGTGTCTACCGGTGTGCTGCGTGGCGGCTAATCCGGTTGACCGAGGTACCGGGGCTTCCAGGACGTATTGCGGGAGCCGCTAACGTGTCCAGAGGCAGTTTGTCAGCTGTGCCGTTAAATCGTtgaccggtgtgtgtgtgttccggTCCTGCACCGGCGGGTACGGAACACGCAGGCAGCGGCTACACGCTGTAGTCGCAGCAAGCAGAGAGCTGTTAAGAGAAGTTCCCATCTCTCTCCCCAACGataaaaagattttcaaaaacaagagtTCATTCCCTTCTGAGGGTCTACCACTATTGTGAATTTGTACGTGTCCTATCTTAATTATTCCTCCTGTAGAAGCTCTCCAATATCACTACTTTATGAAATCAGTAAATGATTTCCATATTTCCTCGTAAAcacacagtttgtttttcaagGTATATGTTATCCTCTCCATTGACATACATTGTGTATATTTTTAATCCAAGCGTCCGATGTAGGTGCGTCGGATTTCTTCCAGTTAAAAGCAATCATTGGTTTTGCCTGCAATATAgctaaatcaatacatttacattCTCTGGTTCTCAGATTGAGATCTGATGGGTACAGATGTAGCAATATCATTTGGAGGTCTAGTGGAATGTTTACAGACACAATGATCCTGATTTTATTGATCACCTCCCTCCagaatttcttcattttgtCACACTCCCAAATGCAATGTATAAGTGTTCCTTGAGCCTCATTACATTTAAAGCAAGTGTCAGGTATATTACTGTTCTATCTATTCAGTTTGACAGGGGTTATATAAGTCTGCATCAACCAGTTGTATTGAAGTAGCTTCAAATTAGTGttggctgtttgtgtctgagccTCCTTGAAGACTGTGTTCCAATTATTATCTGAGACGTCCTCCTTTAAATCCACCTCCATGCGTCAAGTTTGGATATTGAGGTCTCCTTGGAGCCAGATGCAAGCCAGATGTATATTAATGAACTTAAAACATTACTATTGCAGTTTTTGGTAATCATTTCTTCTAAGGATGAAAGTGCAGGAATTACTAATGACTGGTTCTGCATAGAGGAGATACAACTTCTCCATTGCACATATTTAAAGAAATGCTTCTGTGGGATGTTATGTACTAGAGAGAGTTCCTCAAAGGTCATTAGAACCTCTTCTTTATAAAGGTCAGGTATTTTACTTAGCCCTTTCTTTGCCCATAACTGGAATCCAGCATCCAGCTTGCCTGGTTTGAAGGAAACATTCCCCAAATGGGACTATATTGTGACAAGGAGTTAGCTGTATTCATATATTTCTTTACCTCGTACCAGACATTAATCATATTAAGCACTATGGGGTGGGTAGTTTGAGCTCTTAGATGTTTTGGAGTGGCTGAGTACAGATACAGATTTAATGGTATCTGAACGGCACACACCTCTATATCCACCCATGATGGAGTATCTGCAATAGAGAAATAGAACATTATAGTTCTCAGCTGTGCAGCCAGATAATACCAATAAAGATGGGGCACTTCAACCCCCCTGTGTCAAATGGAAGATACAACAGAGACAAGCCAACTCTAGGACACTTCTTATtgcaaatacattttgtaatgAGAGACGTAATTCTCACAAACATTCCTTCCGGTGGTGCCAAAGGGATATGTTGAAATCCATTTGTGAATTTAGGTAATATGCTCATCTTTAATATGTTTATTCTCCCTGTCAGAGAAATAGGCAGAGGCTTCCATCTTTCTATACATTTGAATGTTGAATCCATTATAAGGTCGTAATTTATTAAGGCTATATTTTCTTGAGGTACTATTTTGATGCCCAAATAAGTAAGACTGgttgaaaacttaaaaatagATATATGTCGGTCAGGATCTTGTCTCTCATTTTCATTAAGCAACATAAGTGAGGACTGATCCCGTTTATTAgtctgatgtctttaaatgatttcatccttgtgcctctgtgccactagtttgtcctcactgtgtggaacaaCAATAAACCTGCTGCAATATCTGAtagaaatatgaatgaatatcaaatctaatgaatccctcagttcagtgtgtgtgtgactgtggctGAGATGGAGGTGAAATATGTGAACCTGGGCTGTGGTTTACTGCTCTCTTCCTGTCACAACCACTGTTTGACATCTGTTCCTCTGATGGTTTTTGTACAGGCTGCAGGCATCATTTATCACTGTGGAGAGCTATTCCAcaggagcagtagtaggagGCTGAATGATTGAGTTTAACCTTCTGGATCTCCAACTCACAGCCGTTCTGTTTATTCACAGCTGAGAAATCATCTTTCTGAGGATGATTGTAACGTCCTATTCTACCATCTGTCTTATCAATAGCCAGAATCACTGtgaatgtttctgtgtctctcttctgGTACCAGAATACATAACTGAGACTACACTGTTCAGTTCCTCGACAGCTGAAGGAAACATTTCCACCAACTCTCCTGGTCAATGTTAAATCATCCTGAATCAGCTCTGCTGCCATGGCAACCAGCgctgtagagagacagacaggtagatgaaGGTGAGTGTGACAGTGTTTGTTACAGGTGGACTTTGttggctcctgattggctggaaacactcacctgaacacagacagcacagagcagcagctggGAGGAAAAGCATTGTGTGCAGTGGTGTTTCCTCTGGTGAACCTGGGGAGAAGTGGCGCTCTGATGCAGCTGAGGCCAAACAAGGACGAGCTGTGAGATCAGACGAGGGCCACGTGGTTCCTGAAGGCTCCTCACACCTCCCATCAGCCCCTGCGGTGGACAGATAACGCTGCTGTCTGACAACTGCAGACATGTTGACTCGTCCTAGAAGGAAAAGCAAAGTTACTACTAACGTACTAAAAATAAAGATTAGAACAGTTACAGGAGTTTATTGTGGAATAGTTtagaaaggaaacatattttattttgtttctttctttcattttcagtgtttaAGAGTAATAAGCTAAAGTCACTCGCCTATAAACCTGCTTTGGTTTGTCTGTATTCTAAAGTACTgaataattttttaatttttttattagggctgtcaatcaattaaaatatttaatcacgattaatcgcaaattaatcaaacattttttatccgttctaaatgaaccttaaagggagattagacaagtatttaatactcttatcatcatgggagtggacaaatatgctgctttatgaacatgtatgaatatatttattattggaaatcaattaacaacacaatgacagatattgtccagataCTCTCACTGGTGCTTATGTGTAATgtatatgtaatatatgtacTTACCTatgtataatacaatatataaatacatacataaatataaacaaataaataaacggataaaaaatacatatataaaaaataaaaattgaaaggaaaaaataaataaataaataaacaaataaataaatggaaatcaattaacatcacaaaagaatgacagatattgtccataaaccctaaCAGGTATTTTTGTgtaatgtgtatgtatatgtagtatatgtacttacttatgtataataaaatatatagaaatacataaattaataaatataaaaaataaataaacagatagataattaactataaaaaataacaattgaaaggaaaaattaataaataaataaacatcaaaaaattaaaaaaatcaaaaataaatataaaaataagaatggaaaatacaaaatagataaataaatggaaaaaattaaaatggaatagataaaaaataaataaatagatagataaataaataaatatgaaaaatggaggtcaattaacaacaaaaaacaatgacagatattgtccagaaagcctcacaggtactgcatttagcataaataaatatgcaaaataaaaaaaaaaattatataaagtaTAGTTTTCTTCattcaaaataattatttttgcttatttaatgttttctgaGTTATCTTTAATTTTTGTTCTATAACTCTGAACAGTTTGAAGACAGACAACATCTTGCAGCTTCATCAGCAGACTAACATGTGTGACATCATCcacatgatgctgatgatgctgatgatggtcGCCATGAGAACCACAGTGACATCTCgtggataaaaacacacacagcagcctaAAACCTTTTGTCTGTTCCTCAAAGAACTTTTATCTTGTGAcacaagtttcttttttttatctccttctGTTCAGTGATCTCATTTGTGTTCAGATTCatgtatttgattttctcctttTGTACGTTTTCATGCTAAcatgtcgagaaggaggttaaataacgctccaaacttacactacatcttgtcgaggaaaaactgtcatggccattttcaaaggggtcccttgacctctgacctccagatgtgtgaatgtgtgagggcttttgtccaaaaaaatataaaaagtctaaaaaatgttcgaaaaaaaggTCCAAAAACTGTCcaaagaaatgtctgaaaaacgtctgaagaaaaatgtcttaaaaaaagtctctgaaaaatgttgggaaaaaaaagtttgaaaaaaaaaaaagtgtaaacaatgtctgaaaaaggtaaatgtAAATCTCACAATCTATTGGTGCATGTAGATAGGCAGTTTGGACATCCATCTGATGTCAAATCAGGTTTTCCTGTGCAGCTTTTTGCATCAACACTCTGATACTGGTCAGGTTAGCAGTAGGAGAAAATGTCTCCTCATAGTCCACACCCATCTTTTGGCTGTATCCTCTGGCTACATATCGTGCCTTGTATTTGTCAGATCCATCAACATTGTTCTTGATTGCATACACCCATCTACCCCCCACTGCTTTCTTACCCTCAGGCAAGTTGGTTAAGgtaaatgtgtcattttctctgaGCGATTGAATTTCATCGTCCATCGCATCAAGCCACTCCTTTGAGTTAGATGAAGTTACACATTACACAAATGACACATATTCACTTAAATAACCtggcttcttcctctctctagaAGGCTATCTTGTAGACTCATGGTTAGTCTCACTTATCTGTGTTGGGCTGCTCACCTCAGGCACAATTACTGGAACCTGGCCCCGTCCTGGACTCACATCAGTGTTCAGCCCGGTCTGGTTAGCTCTGTTCTGCGCCTCAAAATCATCCTCATCAGGTGTCATCTCAGTCTGTGTCTGTCGCTCTGCAACTGTTTTGGTCACAAACTTCACCAGTCTGTGCTTTTGCACTTTCCCACTGTCAGGACAGTAGACCAAGTAGGCCGGGCTATTCTTGTTGTAACCGACAAAGATTCCCTTCTCACACCTTGAGTCTAGCTTTCTCTTGTCCTGTTTATAGGCATAACACACTGACCCAAACGTTTGCATCCTGGAAATGTTAGGCCGTCTGCCTGTCAGCATTAAGTAAGgtgtctgttttgtgttgttaaagcaTCTGTTCCTCactacagctgctgtctgcacTGCATAGGTCCATAACTCCTTTGACAACTCGCTCTCTATTAGCATACACCTAGCCACGTCAAACAGGGTGCGCCAACTTCGCTCAGCAGTACCATTCTGTTGTGGCGAGTACGGTGCTGAAGTCTCATGTCTGATCCCATTTCTGCTGAGTAGTGCCTGGTGATTCCTTCCTGTGAATTCTGCACCATGGTCAGACCTGATGAATCTTTCTATGGGGTAGTACCAGCAAGAAACTTCTCTGTTGCTTGCACTGTGTCACTCTTCTGTTTTAGAAAATACACAACTACTGCACTGGAATAGTCATCAGTGAATGATAACGTGAACCTATACCCGTCTCTGGACTCTGGGTCTATTGGTCCCGCTAGATCTGTGTGTACCAACTCTAGAGCTGCTTTGGCTCGTACATCAGGCTCCCTGTTCCTAGTTTGGATAAACTTTCCCTGTTGTACATCAGGTTTGTCTGTTTTACCCTTAATTGTCATACCATTAACAACATTCTGTAATCTCtgaatatcatcatcattacagtTGTTAAAGTCACTGAGGACAATAACTAAGGAGTCCAGAGGTCtggactacgaagcaggatttgtggttatcgaggtaacttcagggttttccgtcctacggaggtggatcacttcttaccaggtagatcaccatggtaactgatgctgaaggagcaggttatgttccagatcagagatcaactcgtataaaagcacctcctgctgaccaatcagagctcagtgtggtgattgtatgataatatcacacacacatgaagaagtttaaatcataatccagactaaaaacaacacagtttaacctgacagatgcaggaaggacagctggattcatgctgtgggtgtttaccgctttgattTCTATTTCTTAACTTGCTCTTGAGTCTGTTTCAGACCTCCAGAGAGGACACAGCTGAGAGAAGGTTAAATAATGATAGACGACACATGTTACACAGAGTAAAAAGATGAGTAATCCATTCATCTGTTATTCTCTTAAACACTTTTTATATCTAGACGAGTATATCTGACTtctgagtgttccgttaaattaatacatctgttagtttattcacacatctggagttttttctttcaccagctgttcttcctgcatttagcagcttcaactGAGTTaatgttagtctggattaagagtttaacttcttcatgtctgtctcatatagtttactcttcctttgttaaatgtgtctgtctgtctgtctgtctgtctgtctgtctgtctgtctgtctgtctgtctgtctctctgcctgtctgtctgtctgtctctctgtctgtctgtctgtctgtctgtctgtctgtctgcctgtctgtctgtctgcctgtctgtctctctgtctgtctgtctgtctgcctgtctgtctctctgtctgtctctctgcctgtctgtctgtctgtctgtctgtctgtctgtctgtctgtctgtctgtctgtctctctgtctgtctgtctgtctgtctgtctgtctgtctgtctgtctctctgcctgtctgtctgtctgtctctctgtctgtctgtctgtctgtctgtctctctgtctgtctctctgtctgtctgcctgtctgtctctctgtctgtctgtctgtctgcctgtctgtctctctgtctgtctctctgcctgtctgtctgtctgtctgtctgtctgtctgtctgtctctctgtctgtctgtctgtctctctgtctgtctgtctgtctgtctgtctgtctgtctgtctgtctgtctgtctgtctgtctgtctgtctgtctgtctgtctctctgtctgtctgtctgtctgtctgtctctctgtctgtctgtctgtctgtctctctgtctgtctgtctgtctgtctgtctgtctatctgtctgtctgtctgtctctctgtctgtctgtctgcctgtctgtctgtctgtctctctgtctgtctgtctgtctgtctgtctgtctgtctctctgtctgtctgtctgtctgtctgtctgtctgtctgtctgtctgcctgtctgtctgtctgtctgtctgtctgtctatctgtctgtctgtctgtctctctgtctgtctgtctgcctgtctgtctgtctgtctgtctctctgtctgtctgtctgtctgtctgtctgtctgtctgtctctctgtctgtctgtctgtctgtctgtctgtctgtctgtctgtctgtctatctgtctgtctgtctgtctctctgtctgtctgtctgtctgtctgtctgtctctctgtctgtctgtctgcctgtctgtctgtctgtctgtctgtctgtctatctgtctgtctgtctgtctgtctctctctctgtctctgtctgtctctctgtctgtctctctgtctgtctgtctgtctgtctgtctgtctgtctgtctgtctgtctgtctgtctctctctctgtctctgtctgtctctctgtctgtctctctgtctgtctgtctctctgtctgtctatctgtctgtctgtctgcctgtctgtctgtctgtctgtctgtctctctctctgtctctgtctgtctctctgtctgtctctctgtctgtctgtctgtctgtctgtctgtctgtctgtctgtctgtctgtctgtctgtctctctctctgtctctgtctgtctctctgtctgtctgtctgcctgtctgtctgtctgtctgcctgtctgtggtcttgtccatgtctgtggtcttgtccatgtctgtggtcttgtccatgtctgtggtcttgtccatgtctgtggtcttgtccatgtctgtggtcttgtccatgtctgtgattggtcagatgctgtaaacacctccccgttcatgtgaatcacagccagactgagaacctctgggttgatttactgagttgatgACCAGCTTCGTAGGACCGTTTAGTGAGATCTCTGTTGTTagagttagtgaagccagataaccagAAGATACTCTGGAGatgttgaactcacttcgtagtacagacctctggttTGTCTGCTCCACACATACAACTAGAAGTAGTGGTGATATTAGTAATAGTATAATTTACTGTGTTGTATTAGCTGCAGTAGAAATAGtccttgaattattttttaGAAATATGAACAATAATACCAGTGATCCATTtactgctgtgtgtttttatccagTAGATGTCACTGTGGTTGTCATGGCGACCCTCAGCAGCATCACCTGGATACCCCTGCACTTCCTCCCACTAACCACAGGGCGGAGCTCTTTCTCCATCATGTTTAATGCCAGAGCCAGCAGCAAACACAGAAATCCACCATGTGATCAAGTTCAGTTTGAAATGTGTCACACAGCTGAGTTGGAAGAGCTCATTTATTGGTGTGACACCTCTCTGAGACCCGAAACAGACGTGTGATGTCTCACATGTTTGTCTGCTGACATGTTGTCATTCTTCCAGCAGTGTTTCATGGTGACGATGATCAAACTGTGGCGGTGTTGATTCCTCAGATTTCAGCTGATCAGGAAGAAGAGCCAGTTCCCAACCACATAATTGTCATAAACCGGCTCCTAGGCCATGACAAATACTGGAAAGGACGCAGtgattgattgtaaattaaagatatttattacaaataaattaaggatatacagaaataactacaaatgtggagtgtgtcagtcagtaacatcagtaatgtagatgtggatgtgtgagcatgatgaagtgtgatgtgttgtgagtgaaaactaaagaaaagccAAACAAAGGCAGCCCGGCAGGTTCTGACAGGGATGAGTCCCGGTGAAGGCAAAGAGACCAGAGCAGCGCTTGATTGGGGCTTTTATGCTCAGGACGCGccagcatcaggtgctctgcatcaggcatcctctcccgggataccttcaaggacacagggaaagaatgaatggaaaatccacactggcatctcagtagtgaggcaggggccgtcacacagttatttatttatgtttatttagttgttgatatttttattatttatttattcatttatgtattcctatatattttattatacataCTACATATACATTACACATAAGTACCAGTaagaataaatatattcatacatttccataaagcagcatatttgtccactcccatgttgataagagtattaaatacttgatagatctccctttaaggttcattttgaatgaataaaaaatgtgtaattaatcgtgattaaatattttaattgattgacagccctaataaaaaaaaataaaaaattagtCAGTACTTTAGAATACAGACAAACCAAAGCAGGTTTATAGGCGAGTGACTTTAGCTTATTACTCTtaaacactgaaaatgaaagaaagaaactaaataaaatatgtttcctttctaAACTATTCCACAATAAACTCCTGTAACTGTTCTAATCTTTATTTTTAGTACGTTAGTAGTAACTTTGCTTTTCCTTCTAGGACGAGTCAACATGTCTGCAGTTGTCAGACAGCAGCGTTATCTGTCCACCGCAGGGGCTGATGGGAGGTGTGAGGAGCCTTCAGGAACCACGTGGCCCTCGTCTGATCTCACAGCTCGTCCTTGTTTGGCCTCAGCTGCATCAGAGCGCCACTTCTCCCCAGGTTCACCAGAGGAAACACCACTGCACACAATGCTTTTCCTCccagctgctgctctgtgctgtctgtgttcaggtgagtgtttccagccaatcagg
It includes:
- the LOC141776762 gene encoding uncharacterized protein LOC141776762; translated protein: MSAVVRQQRYLSTAGADGRCEEPSGTTWPSSDLTARPCLASAASERHFSPGSPEETPLHTMLFLPAAALCCLCSALVAMAAELIQDDLTLTRRVGGNVSFSCRGTEQCSLSYVFWYQKRDTETFTVILAIDKTDGRIGRYNHPQKDDFSAVNKQNGCELEIQKVKLNHSASYYCSCGIALHSDKRLPQYVLEAPVPRSTGLAATQHTGRHGNQTGTTAVRGGCQRQTPAPYTSIILLHHLDSFTSADTLNSRQVFVLLCFTVGGGGGWYLIFGSGTKLHVTDEPVVKPVVSVYPAASRAHLEGKSSLLCLASAMFPPLVQFSWKRRKDNGPLEELPPAEGEQLELREPGRTAGILLIRQPENTYKYRCYVHHEGGTVEAPAEQEVPAPAASCPPEREPAHLPALQQADLSFQSQCKVKLLCVLYTVLIVKSLVYCCGLSLLMILRNKGPSTNCTHAD